A part of Vulpes lagopus strain Blue_001 chromosome 4, ASM1834538v1, whole genome shotgun sequence genomic DNA contains:
- the ZNF672 gene encoding zinc finger protein 672 → MLAGSEAAAAGRPYVCSECGKSFRYSSVLLRHERAHGGDGRYRCLDCGERCASAAELRAHRRAHAGQTLYICGECGQSFRHSGRLDLHQGAHRRRSSRACRACGRRFPHHPALLLHRRRRHPPERPRRCPLCARAFRQSALRSHQARAHPWALPAVPGPPPLRGAQGPRAFGSHTGPRSHARGRAAPSPSESAGPPPAPATHQCGVCGKRFGKSSVLARHLHTHSGERPFACPECGKGFPESATLVRHQRTHTGEKPFACGDCGRRFSESSTLVRHQRSHQGERPHACPTCGKAFGQRSDLAVHQRIHTGERPFPCAECGRRFSDRSDLTKHRRTHTGERPYRCELCGRRFTCVSNLNVHRRNHAGHKPHKCPECGKAFGVGSKLALHRKTHLGERPAPCAECGKCFSHSRSLSQHQRAHARARAAGAATQATAAAAVLFARQAEQEKPGLWCPS, encoded by the coding sequence ATGCTCGCGGGAtcagaggcggcggcggcgggaaggCCCTACGTGTGCAGTGAGTGCGGCAAGAGTTTCCGCTACAGCTCGGTGTTGCTGCGCCACGAGCGCGCCCACGGCGGCGACGGCCGCTACCGCTGCCTCGACTGCGGCGAGCGCTGTGCCTCGGCGGCCGAGCTGCGCGCCCACCGGCGCGCCCACGCGGGCCAGACACTCTACATCTGCGGCGAGTGCGGCCAGAGCTTCCGCCACAGCGGCCGCCTCGACCTGCACCAGGGCGCGCACCGGCGGCGCAGCTCCCGCGCTTGCCGCGCCTGCGGCCGCCGCTTCCCACACCACCCGGCTCTGCTGCTGCACCGGCGCCGCCGGCACCCCCCCGAGCGGCCGCGCCGCTGTCCCCTGTGCGCCCGCGCCTTCCGGCAGAGCGCGCTGCGCTCCCACCAGGCGCGGGCGCACCCGTGGGCCCTGCCCGCCgtgcccggccccccgcccctccgcggcgCGCAGGGCCCTCGGGCCTTCGGCAGCCACACGGGGCCACGGAGCCACGCCCGCGGCCGCGCGGCCCCGAGCCCCAGCGAGTCCGCAGggccgccgcccgcgccggccACGCACCAGTGCGGCGTGTGCGGGAAGCGCTTCGGCAAGAGCTCCGTACTAGCGCGCCACCTGCACACGCACTCGGGGGAGAGGCCCTTCGCGTGCCCCGAGTGCGGAAAGGGCTTCCCGGAGAGCGCCACGCTGGTGCGCCACCAGCGGACGCACACGGGGGAGAAGCCGTTCGCGTGCGGGGACTGCGGGCGCCGCTTCAGCGAAAGCTCCACCCTGGTGCGCCACCAGCGCAGCCACCAGGGGGAGCGGCCGCACGCGTGCCCCACGTGCGGCAAGGCCTTCGGGCAGCGCTCCGACCTCGCGGTGCACCAGCGCATCCACACGGGCGAGAGGCCCTTCCCGTGCGCCGAGTGCGGCCGCCGCTTCAGCGATCGCTCGGACCTCACCAAGCACCGGCGCACGCACACGGGCGAGAGGCCCTACCGCTGTGAGCTGTGCGGCAGACGCTTCACGTGCGTGTCCAACCTCAACGTGCACCGGCGCAACCACGCCGGCCACAAGCCCCACAAGTGCCCCGAGTGCGGCAAGGCCTTCGGCGTGGGCTCCAAGCTGGCACTGCACCGCAAGACCCACCTGGGTGAGCGGCCGGCCCCGTGCGCCGAGTGTGGCAAGTGTTTCAGCCACAGCCGTTCGCTGTCCCAGCACCAGCGGGCCCACGCCCGGGCTCGAGCCGCCGGCGCTGCCACCCAGGCCACCGCAGCAGCCGCAGTCCTCTTCGCCAGGCAGGCAGAGCAGGAAAAGCCTGGCCTCTGGTGTCCTAGTTGA